In a genomic window of Hyphomonas sp.:
- a CDS encoding Dps family protein, protein MPVDIGLNDDARNTSADALRVLLAETYALYSKTHGYHWNVTGPRFNALHTMFETQYNELWLALDEIAERIRALGHFAPSSAGEMVDRATIKPDNGIPDADTMVENLVKGHEAVSRAAKAGLKIAEDNGDAVTADLMTQRAAIAEKTAWMLRANL, encoded by the coding sequence ATGCCTGTTGATATCGGTCTGAACGACGACGCCCGCAACACGTCTGCAGACGCCCTGCGCGTCCTGCTGGCGGAGACCTATGCGCTGTATTCCAAGACGCACGGCTACCACTGGAACGTGACCGGGCCGCGCTTCAACGCCCTGCACACCATGTTCGAGACCCAGTACAATGAATTGTGGCTGGCCCTCGACGAGATCGCCGAACGCATCCGCGCGCTGGGCCATTTTGCCCCCTCCTCTGCCGGAGAAATGGTCGATCGCGCCACGATCAAGCCGGACAATGGCATCCCGGATGCCGACACGATGGTGGAGAATCTGGTCAAGGGTCACGAGGCTGTCAGCCGCGCCGCCAAGGCCGGGCTGAAGATTGCCGAGGACAATGGCGATGCGGTCACCGCTGACCTGATGACCCAGCGCGCCGCCATTGCAGAGAAAACCGCCTGGATGCTGCGCGCCAATCTCTAG